From Granulimonas faecalis:
CATCTCCGCCTCGGTGTCGGGCACCTTCCCCATGACCGTCATGCAGCTCTCGGCCCTCATGGCGCCGTTCTGGGGGCCGGTGGCCTTCGTCCTCTGGGGTGCCGCCGTGGCCCTCCACATGGCGCTCATCGTCTTCTTCACCGTGCACTACGTGTTCCATCTGAGGATCGAGCAGGTCTTCGCCAGCTGGTTCATCGCCTACGTGGGCCTCGTGGTGGCCTCGGTGACGGCGCCCGCCTTCGGCCTGGAGGCCTTCGGCGCCGGCGTCTTCTGGTTCGGCTTCGTCGCCCTCGTGGCGCTGTTCGTGCTGGTCTCCGTGCGCTACCTCGCCCACCGCGAGATGGCCGAGGCCACCCTGCCGCTCATCTGCATCTATGCGGCTCCGTTCAACCTGTGCGTCGTGGGGTGCCTCAACTCCGTCGAGCCCGCCCCCCTCGCCTTCGTGGCCGTGCTCTGGTCCATCGGCGCCGTCCTCTACGTGGTGTCTGCCGTCAACTGCGTGCTGTGCCTGCGCCGTGACTTCTATCCCAGCTACGCCGCCTTCACCTTCCCCTTTGTCATCTCGGCCATGGCGAGCCTCATGCTGTCCCGCGCCGCGGCCGCCCAGGGGGCGCCCCTTGCCGTCGTGGAGCTGGCGGTGCCGGTGCAGGTGGTGGTCGCCGCCGTGCTCGTGACCTTCGTGGTCGTGCGCTACGTCGTCTTCGTGGCTGAGCCCACCGTGGTACACGCCGAGGAGGAGGAGGCCTGGGACGAGGTCTCGCTCACCGACGTGCCCGAGGGCGAGGACCTCGTGGGCTATCCCCGCGAGGTGGCCGCCGAGGCCGAGCGCCTGCTGGCCGAGAAGGAGGCCGCCAGGGCCTGACACCCTGTCCCATCACCCGGACACTTTTGTCCCAATGGTCGGGCACTTCTGTTCCTGCCACGCCGCTCAGCCCCTGCTCTCCCCACGCGGCCGCCGCGGCCCCGCCGGTCCGGTGACCGGTTGGCATACCCATCCCCGCTGGCCGCCCGGGCCCGCCCCGTCGCCGCGGGTGCGGCCCGGGCGGCCGTGCGCGCCCATACCCTGTACGCATGGTGGCGGGGGACGCCCCTCCATCGGTGACCGCGCGCACGGCCACGGCCACCGGTGACGGATCCCCCAGCTCCCGGCGCCGGTGCGCAACTGCTGTGCAGATTTATTTCAGGGGACACGGCCCGGTTTGTGCTCCACGGGGTCGCCATATATACTCGTCCGGGTGCAAGCTCGGACCAGAGAAAGACCAGAACCTAGGGCGCATACGGCGCCTTCAACCCATTGGAGGTCTCCATGCTCGGTGGACTCGGCATTCCCGAACTCCTCATCATCCTCGTCGTCGTGCTCGTGATCTTCGGGCCCAAGAACCTCCCCAAGCTCGGTGCCTCCCTCGGCAAGACCGTCAAGAACATCCGCGAGGGCATGGAGAGCACCGACGACCCCAAGGGCCAGAAGAAGATCGAGGCCGAGGACGTCGAGGTCGTCGACAACGGCGACTCCGACAAGGACGCCCAGTAAACGGGTATCATTGCCTGTCGCATCTGTTTTTCGTTCTTGAGAAAGGCGTCGACCCGTGCAGAGCACCCAGATTCAGCTGACCCCCGACGGCCGCCAGAAACTCGCCGACGAGCTTGCCTGGCGCGAGGGGGAGCACGCAAAGGAGATCACCGAGTCCATCAAGACGGCCAAGGACTTCGGTGACCTCTCCGAGAACGCGGAGTACGACGCCGCCAAGGAGGAGCAGGCCCGCAACGAGGCACGCTGCAACGAGATTCGCCAGATCCTCGCCAACGCGGTCATCGTCGACAAGGCCGGGGTGGCCGACGCCGTCTCCATCGGCTCCACCGTCGTCCTCCAAGACGGTGACACCGGCAAGGAGATGACCTTCTCCATCGTGGGCACCACAGAGACCAACTCCCTGGAGCACAAGATCTCGACCGAGTCCCCCGTGGGGGCGGCGCTCCTGGGCCACAGGAAGGGCGACGAGGTCACCGTGACCTCGCCGAACGGCTCGACCAGGACCTACACCGTCCTCTCCATCGAGCGTTCGTAAAGCCCGCCGGGGAAGCGAGACTTCTCAGACCCTGCCTGTGGTTTCCCGCAGGCAGGGTTTTGCGTTATACGTGGACCGGGGCCGGCCGACGCCGGCCCGAGGCCAGGACCTAAGAAGGAGAGACGGCATGTCCCAGCACGACGACCAGACCACCCCGGAGACCACCGACGAGCGCACGCTGCGCCGCGCCAAGCGCCAGGCCATGATCGACGCCGGCGGCAACCCCTACCCGTCCTCCTTCGAGCCCGACGCCCACGCCGCCCGGATCGAGGAGGACTACGCCTCCCTCGAGCCCGGCCAGGACACCGAGGACGTCGTCTGCGTGGCGGGCCGCGTGCGCGCCATCCGCAACCAGGGCAAGGTCTGCTTCGTGATGCTCCAGGACCACACGGGCCAGATCCAGCTCTTCTTCCGGGTGAACAACCTCGAGCCCGCGGCCTGGGACCTCCTGGGCACGGTGGACCTCGGCGACATCGTGGGCGTCACCGGCACGGTGCTCCGCACCCGCCGCGGCCAGATCTCGGTCGCCCCCACTTCGCTCACCATGCTCGCCAAGGCCCTGCGCCCGCTGCCCGAGAAGTTCCACGGCCTCTCCGACAAGGAGACCCGCTACCGCCAGCGCTACGCCGACATGATCGTGAACCCCGAGGTGCTCGAGACCTTCAAGAAGCGCTCCCGCATGATCGCCGCCATCAGACGCTACATGGACGGCCAGGGCTACTTCGAGGTCGAGACGCCCATCCTCCAGTACACCCTCGGCGGCGCCAACGCCCGCCCGTTCGTCACGCACCACAACGCCCTCGACATGGACTTCTACCTGCGTATCGCCACCGAGCTGCACCTGAAGCGCCTCATCGTGGGCGGCATGGAGCGCGTCTACGAGATCGGCCGCCAGTTCCGCAACGAGGGCATGGACCAGACCCACAACCCCGAGTTCACCACCATGGAGGCCTACCGCGCCTACACCGACATCGAGGGCATGAAGGAGCTCGCCGAGGGCGCCTTCAAGGCCGCGGCCGACGAGGTCTGCGGCACCCACAGCATCGTCTACCAGGGCACGCCTGTGGAGCTCGGCGGAACCTGGCGGAGCGCCACCATGGCCGAGCTCGTGAGCGAGGCCGTGGGCGAGGAGCTCTCCATCGACACCCCGCTGGAGCGCCTCCGCGAGGTCAATGCCGAGCGGGGCCTCGAGTGGGAGGAGTCCTGGGGGGCCGGCAAGCTCCTGTTCAACCTCTACGACGAGCTGGTGGAGTCCACCATCGTCGACCCCACCTTCGTCTGCGACTACCCCGTCGAGGTGTCGCCGCTCGCCAAGCGCAAGCCCTCCGACGAGCGCCTGACCGACCGCTTCGAGCTCGTGATCTGCGGCCATGAGTACGCCAACGCGTTCACCGAGCTCAACGACCCGGTCGACCAGGAGGGCCGCTTCGCCGACCAGGTGGCCGCCAAGGCCGCCGGCGACGAGGAGGCCATGGAGTACGACCACGACTACGTCCGTGCCCTCGAGTACGGCATGCCGCCCACCGGCGGCATCGGCATCGGCATCGACCGCATGGCGATGCTCCTCACCGACCAACCCTCCATCCGCGACGTGCTGCCCTTCCCGCACATGCGCCCGGAGGTCACTGCATAGGGGGTGCAAACCACCATGTTCGACAAGTTCACCGAGAAGGCCCGCAAGGTCATGAGCCTCGCCCAGGACGAGGCCCGCGAGCTCGGGCAGATGTACGTGGGCACCGAGCACCTGCTGCTCGGACTCATCAAGCAGAGCGACGGCATCGCCGCCCAGGCCATGGCCGAGCTCGACGTCACCTACGAGGAGGCCCTGGCCATCGTCCGCGAGATCACGCGCCGCGAGGCCGAGCCCGTCCCCGGCGGCCACATCCCCTTCACGCCCCGCGCCAAGCGGGTGCTGGAGGGGGCCTACCGTGAGACCATCACCCGCGGCCAGTCCTACATCTCCACCGAGCACCTGCTGCTCGGCATCGTCCGCGAGGGCAACGGCGTGGCCATGGAGGCGCTCACCCGCATGGGCATCTCCGGCGACGCCGTGCGCAACGCCGTGGACCGGCTGACCGCCGGCTCGTCCGAGAGTCGCATGCGCCCGGCCATGGCCGACGTCCGCTCCGGCGCCGACGTGGCCGGCGGCCAGGGT
This genomic window contains:
- a CDS encoding TDT family transporter, producing MFKEAIERVPFPVCGVALGTVALGNLLDNFVPGIRYVLAALSALMLCALVAKCILVPGFFRENMENPISASVSGTFPMTVMQLSALMAPFWGPVAFVLWGAAVALHMALIVFFTVHYVFHLRIEQVFASWFIAYVGLVVASVTAPAFGLEAFGAGVFWFGFVALVALFVLVSVRYLAHREMAEATLPLICIYAAPFNLCVVGCLNSVEPAPLAFVAVLWSIGAVLYVVSAVNCVLCLRRDFYPSYAAFTFPFVISAMASLMLSRAAAAQGAPLAVVELAVPVQVVVAAVLVTFVVVRYVVFVAEPTVVHAEEEEAWDEVSLTDVPEGEDLVGYPREVAAEAERLLAEKEAARA
- the tatA gene encoding twin-arginine translocase TatA/TatE family subunit, whose amino-acid sequence is MLGGLGIPELLIILVVVLVIFGPKNLPKLGASLGKTVKNIREGMESTDDPKGQKKIEAEDVEVVDNGDSDKDAQ
- the lysS gene encoding lysine--tRNA ligase, yielding MSQHDDQTTPETTDERTLRRAKRQAMIDAGGNPYPSSFEPDAHAARIEEDYASLEPGQDTEDVVCVAGRVRAIRNQGKVCFVMLQDHTGQIQLFFRVNNLEPAAWDLLGTVDLGDIVGVTGTVLRTRRGQISVAPTSLTMLAKALRPLPEKFHGLSDKETRYRQRYADMIVNPEVLETFKKRSRMIAAIRRYMDGQGYFEVETPILQYTLGGANARPFVTHHNALDMDFYLRIATELHLKRLIVGGMERVYEIGRQFRNEGMDQTHNPEFTTMEAYRAYTDIEGMKELAEGAFKAAADEVCGTHSIVYQGTPVELGGTWRSATMAELVSEAVGEELSIDTPLERLREVNAERGLEWEESWGAGKLLFNLYDELVESTIVDPTFVCDYPVEVSPLAKRKPSDERLTDRFELVICGHEYANAFTELNDPVDQEGRFADQVAAKAAGDEEAMEYDHDYVRALEYGMPPTGGIGIGIDRMAMLLTDQPSIRDVLPFPHMRPEVTA
- the greA gene encoding transcription elongation factor GreA, giving the protein MQSTQIQLTPDGRQKLADELAWREGEHAKEITESIKTAKDFGDLSENAEYDAAKEEQARNEARCNEIRQILANAVIVDKAGVADAVSIGSTVVLQDGDTGKEMTFSIVGTTETNSLEHKISTESPVGAALLGHRKGDEVTVTSPNGSTRTYTVLSIERS